One Gemmatimonadaceae bacterium DNA window includes the following coding sequences:
- a CDS encoding class I SAM-dependent methyltransferase: MASARPVSAYDQAYFDKWYRHPTHRVKSPAELARQCAFVLATAEWVLGRPVRTVLDVGCGEGQWRAALRKHRPRLQYTGVDPSAYAVARFGATRGLLQGGVESLDALPLAEAYDLVICCGMLNYLTPRVLERGVAQVARRTGGVAYLELFTNEDAFEGDTDWPAPRSTAWYRGVMQRAGLVPIGLQCYVAERDAHRVSALERL, encoded by the coding sequence ATGGCCTCGGCGCGACCGGTAAGCGCGTACGATCAGGCGTACTTCGACAAGTGGTATCGTCATCCCACGCATCGCGTGAAGTCACCGGCGGAGCTTGCGCGACAGTGCGCGTTCGTGCTGGCGACGGCCGAGTGGGTGCTGGGGCGGCCGGTGCGCACGGTGCTCGACGTGGGATGTGGCGAAGGGCAGTGGCGGGCGGCGCTGCGCAAGCATCGGCCGCGGCTGCAGTACACGGGCGTGGATCCGAGCGCCTACGCCGTGGCGCGCTTTGGCGCCACGCGCGGGTTGCTGCAGGGCGGTGTGGAATCGCTCGATGCGCTGCCACTGGCCGAGGCGTACGATCTCGTGATCTGCTGCGGCATGCTGAACTATCTCACGCCGCGGGTGCTGGAGCGTGGGGTGGCGCAGGTCGCCCGACGGACGGGTGGGGTGGCGTACCTGGAGCTCTTCACCAACGAGGATGCCTTTGAAGGCGACACCGATTGGCCAGCGCCGCGATCCACGGCCTGGTATCGCGGCGTGATGCAGCGTGCCGGGCTCGTGCCGATCGGCTTGCAGTGCTATGTGGCGGAGCGCGATGCGCATCGCGTGTCGGCATTGGAGCGCCTATGA
- a CDS encoding PDZ domain-containing protein: MTPPRPSVPPARSRARRIWLALGVVAVAGAAFGAGVATERRRAATEGEWSDARLLSSAIDSVRVNALDSLPSDELIRRAVSGMLRELHDPYAALLRPDSYERYRGSLLGEGYGVGLTLRRQREPGAHGREPSVVVSVARVAPGSPAMTAGVRAGDRILAVDGVPIAEGWGHPAPKADSAAPRSTALPATERLTLWRAPQGDTATVEVRRVSWHMPAVSEQGMLTDSVGYVRLATMSAKSSEELEHAVDGLVDRGARALVLDLRGNTGGLFEEGVRAAGLFLPRGAVVASLAGRAGAAPQPHRGKRSRWADLPLTVLVDGNTASAAEVVAAALHDYDRALLVGAPTYGKGVVQRVVTLSTDLSLRLTTARWLTPRGVSLQRRQGTGADARGGLLPDVVVDDATRRDPYTVPAGWGATASIAVARAADSVAMQALRDGWAVSPLALLESRLRMALTTRAPATVRDAVARAEWMTVATRMATVRVLEVERENEALLRYGVRHDATMRAGLDVVAPGAVVGGVALR, translated from the coding sequence ATGACCCCGCCACGGCCGTCGGTTCCTCCCGCGCGTTCGCGTGCCCGCCGCATCTGGCTGGCACTCGGCGTGGTCGCGGTGGCTGGTGCGGCCTTTGGTGCGGGCGTCGCGACCGAACGGCGTCGGGCGGCCACCGAAGGCGAGTGGAGCGATGCGCGATTGCTGAGCTCCGCGATCGACTCCGTGCGCGTGAATGCGCTCGATTCGCTGCCGAGCGACGAACTGATCCGCCGCGCCGTGTCGGGGATGCTGCGCGAGCTGCACGACCCGTATGCCGCGCTGCTGCGTCCGGACAGCTATGAGCGCTATCGCGGCTCGCTGCTGGGCGAAGGCTATGGCGTCGGGCTCACGCTCCGCCGTCAGCGCGAACCGGGGGCGCACGGGCGTGAGCCGAGCGTGGTGGTGAGTGTGGCGCGGGTCGCGCCGGGCTCGCCCGCGATGACGGCGGGCGTGCGGGCCGGTGATCGCATTCTGGCGGTGGATGGGGTGCCGATCGCCGAGGGATGGGGCCATCCGGCGCCAAAGGCGGACAGCGCGGCGCCGCGTTCGACTGCGCTGCCGGCCACCGAGCGTCTCACGCTCTGGCGTGCGCCGCAGGGTGACACCGCCACGGTCGAGGTGCGCCGTGTCTCATGGCATATGCCGGCGGTGAGTGAACAGGGGATGCTGACCGACTCGGTCGGGTACGTGCGCCTGGCGACGATGTCGGCCAAGTCGAGTGAGGAGCTCGAGCATGCCGTGGACGGACTGGTCGATCGCGGCGCCCGGGCGCTGGTGCTCGATCTGCGCGGCAATACCGGCGGGCTCTTCGAGGAGGGGGTGCGGGCCGCCGGCCTGTTCCTGCCGCGCGGGGCGGTGGTGGCGTCGCTGGCAGGGCGCGCAGGGGCCGCGCCGCAGCCACATCGCGGCAAGCGGTCGCGTTGGGCGGATCTCCCGCTCACGGTCCTGGTGGATGGCAATACGGCGAGCGCGGCCGAAGTCGTGGCGGCGGCGCTGCACGACTACGACCGCGCGCTGCTCGTCGGCGCGCCGACCTACGGGAAGGGGGTGGTGCAGCGGGTCGTCACGCTCTCCACCGATCTCTCGCTACGGCTGACCACGGCGCGTTGGCTCACACCGCGCGGGGTCTCGCTGCAACGCCGACAGGGTACCGGCGCCGATGCGCGTGGCGGGTTGCTCCCCGATGTCGTGGTCGATGATGCGACGCGACGGGACCCGTATACCGTCCCCGCGGGATGGGGGGCGACGGCCAGCATTGCGGTCGCGCGTGCGGCGGACTCGGTGGCCATGCAAGCGCTGCGCGACGGCTGGGCGGTGTCGCCGCTCGCCTTGCTGGAGTCACGGTTGCGGATGGCGCTGACGACCCGCGCGCCGGCCACCGTCCGCGACGCGGTGGCGCGCGCCGAGTGGATGACCGTCGCCACGCGCATGGCCACGGTGCGGGTGCTGGAAGTGGAGCGCGAAAACGAAGCGCTGCTGCGCTACGGGGTGCGCCACGACGCGACGATGCGCGCGGGGCTCGATGTCGTGGCACCCGGCGCGGTGGTAGGCGGCGTGGCCCTGCGGTGA